From the Limanda limanda chromosome 2, fLimLim1.1, whole genome shotgun sequence genome, one window contains:
- the LOC133024375 gene encoding lysozyme g-like, with protein MGYGNIRSFGTRGAKNQTAQQDNRGLLGVAASHDMAQTDMGRMSQYKSKIMSVGQRNGVDPALIAAIISRESRAGNALQNGWGDFGNAWGLMQVDVNPNGGGHTAIGGWDSEEHLNQATGILVYFISRIKNKFPHWSEELQLKGGIAAYNMGDGSVHSETVDENTTGGDYSDDVIARAQWYKNNGY; from the exons ATGG GTTATGGAAACATCCGTTCGTTTGGGACCAGAGGAGCTAAAAACCAAACTGCTCAGCAGGACAACCGGGGATTATTAG GTGTAGCTGCATCACACGACATGGCACAGACGGATATGGGCAGAATGAGTCAGTACAAGTCCAAAATCATGAGCGTGGGACAGAGAAATGGAGTCGACCCGGCTCTCATTGCTGCCATCATCTCCAGAGAGTCCAGGGCCGGAAACGCACTGCAAAACGGCTGGGGAGACTTTGGGAACGCCTGGGGACTGATGCAG GTTGATGTTAATCCCAATGGAGGTGGACACACTGCTATAGGTGGCTGGGACAGTGAGGAACACCTCAACCAAGCCACTGGGATCTTGGTTTATTTTATTAGCCGAATCAAGAATAAGTTTCCTCACTGGAGcgaagagctgcagctgaaag GAGGGATAGCAGCCTACAACATGGGGGATGGGAGTGTGCATTCAGAGACAgtggatgaaaacacaaccggTGGAGACTACTCTGATGACGTCATAGCCAGAGCTCAGTGGTACAAAAACAATGGGTACTGA
- the LOC133018586 gene encoding N-acetylmuramoyl-L-alanine amidase-like, translated as MPNCPQIISRCQWGANSYQDTPIPLSLPLHFLYVHHTYEPSSPCLTFPQCSLNMRAMQRFHQEDRGWSDIGYNFVVGSDGYVYEGRGWTYLGTHTRGHNSLGYGVSIIGNYTATLPSRHAMDLLRHRLVRCAVNGGGLSANFTIHGHRQVVNTACPGDAFFSEIRSWEHFRV; from the exons ATGCCGA aCTGCCCTCAAATCATCTCCCGTTGTCAGTGGGGGGCAAACTCTTACCAGGATACCCCCATCCCACTGTCTTTGCCCCTCCACTTCCTGTATGTGCACCACACCTACGAGCCATCCTCACCCTGTCTGACCTTCCCACAATGCTCTCTTAACATGAGAGCCATGCAGAGGTTCCACCAGGAGGACCGCGGCTGGAGCGACATAGGATACAA CTTTGTGGTGGGCTCTGACGGCTACGTCTATGAAGGCAGAGGCTGGACATACCTTGGTACTCACACCAGGGGCCACAATAGCCTCGGGTATGGGGTGTCAATCATTGGTAACTACACTGCCACCCTTCCCTCTCGTCACGCCATGGACCTGTTGCGCCATCGTCTGGTCCGTTGTGCAGTAAATGGAGGAGGACTGTCTGCCAACTTCACCATCCATGGCCATAGGCAGGTGGTAAACACCGCCTGTCCTGGAGATGCCTTCTTCTCTGAAATAAGAAGCTGGGAACACTTCAGGGTCTGA
- the LOC133018575 gene encoding zinc finger protein Gfi-1b-like, which translates to MPRSFLVKRGGLLHPRPAAGRPRSTPATFNQLEKNLASSWETRLKDSTTETPNDNIESITLLQPDLPAAAHSHERGHLQPLSPTSYNCGPAEPFSPDTCIPVERADSETLIPASWSKPHVSSGYPDKSSAVLGNLIQPLILRETRSRGCSKTSAPRQECPLCSKIFPCVSSLKTHECRSHGSRAHLSPAHITSSRTNTVRSTCRGKERTFGCAVCGKVFKRSSTLSTHLLIHSDTRPYPCQYCGKRFHQKSDLKKHTFIHTGEKPHVCEICGKAFSQSSNLITHSRKHREDRPYRCTRCPYSFQHRVELRQHQELHCTFH; encoded by the exons ATGCCTCGTTCCTTCTTGGTGAAGCGAGGAGGGCTGCTCCACCCTCGGCCCGCAGCAGGAAGACCCAGATCGACCCCAGCGACATTCAACCAGTTAGAAAAGAATTTGGCGTCCTCCTGGGAGACGAGACTGAAAGATTCCACAACAGAGACCCCCAATGATAACATAGAGTCCATCACATTACTGCAGCCAgaccttcctgctgctgctcactcaCATGAGAGAGGACACCTTCAGCCACTGAGTCCCACATCTTATA actgTGGACCTGCTGAGCCTTTTAGCCCAGATACTTGTATCCCCGTGGAGAGAGCGGACTCGGAAACTCTGATACCCGCCTCTTGGTCCAAACCTCATGTGAGCTCAGGTTATCCTGACAAATCTTCAGCAGTTCTAGGAAACCTGATTCAGCCTCTGATCCTGAGGGAGACCAGGAGCAGAGGCTGCTCCAAGACCAGTGCTCCGAGGCAAGAGTGTCCACTCTGTAGCAAG ATATTTCCCTGTGTGTCCAGTCTGAAGACTCACGAATGCAGGAGTCATGGAAGCAGAGCACATCTGTCCCCAGCACACATCACGTCCAGCAGGACAAATACTGTGCGGTCAACATGCAGGGGCAAG GAGCGGACGTTTGGCTGTGCCGTGTGTGGGAAAGTGTTCAAGCGCTCCTCCACCCTCTCCACTCATCTGCTCATACACTCAGACACACGGCCGTATCCCTGCCAGTACTGTGGCAAGAGGTTCCACCAGAAGTCTGACTTGAAGAAACACACCTTCATTCACACCG GAGAGAAGCCCCACGTGTGTGAGATATGTGGGAAGGCATTCAGCCAGAGCTCCAACCTCATCACCCACAGCCGCAAGCACAGGGAGGACCGTCCCTACCGCTGCACCCGCTGCCCTTACAGCTTCCAGCACAGAGTGGAGCTGCGGCAGCACCAGGAGCTCCACTGCACCTTCCACTGA